A stretch of Argiope bruennichi chromosome 10, qqArgBrue1.1, whole genome shotgun sequence DNA encodes these proteins:
- the LOC129988173 gene encoding inositol polyphosphate multikinase-like isoform X1 produces the protein MEVDEHKSTESDNLPDEVELFPYQVAGHKHGKGRLGLGILKHKNGQILKPLFEDNGRAEKELSFYDSVYKNSSADPLLEELKYFLPIFYGTKNIYISGKDIKYLCLEDACGAFQNPSLLDLKIGRITYDEGASKEKIGEQKAKFLHGEASGVRIVGMKVYDEETQIYFTPDKMIFRQLTPDGVASSLKLYFTKDRFINSLLLCGFIHKLSQLKSWFSRQRKFKFIGSSILFVYEGTLSFWKEWIKNMYISDDQNASRECKKNFNDCSILKPGINGTCTLCGLDKYVCTEVLTKCNLFRIVMIDFAHVSCSEKEDTNYLFGLHNLINYFKNLLDVQTTDS, from the exons ATGGAAGTAGACGAACATAAGTCAACAGAATCGGATAATTTACCGGATGAAGTGGAACTTTTTCCATATCAGGTAGCTGGTCACAAACATGGGAAAGGCAGGTTAGGATTag gaattttgaaACATAAGAATGGACAAATATTGAAACCATTGTTTGAAGACAATGGCAGGGCAGAAAAAGAGTTGTCATTTTATGACAGTGTTTACAAAAATAGTAGTGCTGACCCACTTCTTGAagaacttaaatattttcttcctattttctaTGGCACAAAGAACATATATATTTCTGGCAAag ataTCAAATACTTATGTTTAGAAGATGCTTGTGGGGCTTTCCAGAATCCTTCACTACTTGATTTGAAGATTGGACGCATAACTTATGATGAAGGAGCCAGTAAAGAAAAGATTGGGGAACAGAAAGCAAAGTTCCTACATGGAGAAGCAAGTGGAGTTCGAATTGTTGGCATGAAG GTATATGATGAAGAGACACAGATTTATTTTACTccagataaaatgatttttagacAGTTGACACCTGATGGCGTAGCATCTT CCTTGAAATTGTATTTCACTAAAGACAGATTTATAAATAGTTTGCTTCTTTGTGGATTCATTCACAAGTTATCTCAACTGAAAAGTTGGTTTTCAagacaaagaaaattcaaattcatcggAAGTTCTATATTATTTGTGTATGAAGGAACATTATCATTCTGGAAGgaatggattaaaaatatgtacatttctGATGATCAAAATGCTTCtagagaatgtaaaaaaaatttcaatgattgtTCTATATTAAAGCCAGGAATAAATGGCACATGTACTTTATGTGGACTAGATAAATATGTATGTACTGAAGTACtgacaaaatgcaatttatttcgtATAGTAATGATTGATTTTGCTCATGTTTCTTGTTCTGAAAAGGAAGATACAAATTACCTATTTGGTTTACATAAtcttattaactattttaaaaatttattagatgtaCAAACAACAGAttcttaa
- the LOC129988173 gene encoding inositol polyphosphate multikinase-like isoform X2: protein MGKAGILKHKNGQILKPLFEDNGRAEKELSFYDSVYKNSSADPLLEELKYFLPIFYGTKNIYISGKDIKYLCLEDACGAFQNPSLLDLKIGRITYDEGASKEKIGEQKAKFLHGEASGVRIVGMKVYDEETQIYFTPDKMIFRQLTPDGVASSLKLYFTKDRFINSLLLCGFIHKLSQLKSWFSRQRKFKFIGSSILFVYEGTLSFWKEWIKNMYISDDQNASRECKKNFNDCSILKPGINGTCTLCGLDKYVCTEVLTKCNLFRIVMIDFAHVSCSEKEDTNYLFGLHNLINYFKNLLDVQTTDS from the exons ATGGGAAAGGCAG gaattttgaaACATAAGAATGGACAAATATTGAAACCATTGTTTGAAGACAATGGCAGGGCAGAAAAAGAGTTGTCATTTTATGACAGTGTTTACAAAAATAGTAGTGCTGACCCACTTCTTGAagaacttaaatattttcttcctattttctaTGGCACAAAGAACATATATATTTCTGGCAAag ataTCAAATACTTATGTTTAGAAGATGCTTGTGGGGCTTTCCAGAATCCTTCACTACTTGATTTGAAGATTGGACGCATAACTTATGATGAAGGAGCCAGTAAAGAAAAGATTGGGGAACAGAAAGCAAAGTTCCTACATGGAGAAGCAAGTGGAGTTCGAATTGTTGGCATGAAG GTATATGATGAAGAGACACAGATTTATTTTACTccagataaaatgatttttagacAGTTGACACCTGATGGCGTAGCATCTT CCTTGAAATTGTATTTCACTAAAGACAGATTTATAAATAGTTTGCTTCTTTGTGGATTCATTCACAAGTTATCTCAACTGAAAAGTTGGTTTTCAagacaaagaaaattcaaattcatcggAAGTTCTATATTATTTGTGTATGAAGGAACATTATCATTCTGGAAGgaatggattaaaaatatgtacatttctGATGATCAAAATGCTTCtagagaatgtaaaaaaaatttcaatgattgtTCTATATTAAAGCCAGGAATAAATGGCACATGTACTTTATGTGGACTAGATAAATATGTATGTACTGAAGTACtgacaaaatgcaatttatttcgtATAGTAATGATTGATTTTGCTCATGTTTCTTGTTCTGAAAAGGAAGATACAAATTACCTATTTGGTTTACATAAtcttattaactattttaaaaatttattagatgtaCAAACAACAGAttcttaa
- the LOC129988174 gene encoding uncharacterized protein LOC129988174: MHSVCNVSTRIRTLNQIQRVKWMQGNHASFLPKEISRSTGFSSFRILCSDARLQAAVSHTLHPELSKESDHESFYLPISCMKPLDHYYLKQESLPLDIHSIEELIRTKEFKNLLARSSFDYNVNLAEHSQNYLLSSGIYFYSIENIYGNSSNCLKSKDSVKKVDEVFSGTSSDVQKNDTGKPTEEQLLVIIDKLTYCLVNFFKEPQDYSIYHKNIVFQNNIRGVIIKGLPAYIQTMYILKIYGYLQYAKVKVEILKITHHIEDGTVRVRWRVKGVSRHRLILNLWKLQTTSWQEFLNDEADWLDGFSVFNVGPDGLIYKHMCDKMTPDDDTVKVKKVDLKSKLLGLLELTPRPPAAGSLHTLIPCYRHQEFNSCKKLT, translated from the exons ATGCATTCAGTTTGTAATGTCTCCACAAGAATTCGAACACTTAATCAAATTCAACGAGTAAAATGGATGCAAGGAAATCATGCAAGTTTTCTTCCAAAAGAA ATATCAAGATCAACTGGCTTCTCTTCATTCAGAATTCTCTGCTCAGATGCCAGATTACAAGCAGCTGTGAGTCACACATTGCATCCTGAACTTAGTAAAGAATCTGATCATGAATCATTTTATCTTCCTATTTCATGTATGAAACCTCttgatcattattatttaaaacaagaatcCCTTCCCCTTGATATTCACAGTATTGAAGAACTGATACGaactaaagaatttaaaaatttgttagctCGTTCATCCTTTGATTATAATGTGAATTTAGCAGAACATTctcagaattatttattatcatctggtatttatttttattctattgaaaatatttatggtaATTCTTCTAATTGTCTCAAAAGTAAAGACTCTGTTAAAAAAGTTGATGAAGTTTTCTCTGGAACTAGTTCTGATGTTCAGAAGAATGATACTGGTAAGCCAACTGAGGAACAACTTCTGGTGATAATAGATAAATTAACATATTGT CTAGTCAATTTCTTTAAAGAGCCTCAGGATTACAGTATCTATCACAAGAATATTGTATTTCAGAATAATATCAGAGGTGTTATAATAAA AGGATTGCCTGCTTATATACAAACTATGTACATATTAAAGATCTATGGTTACCTCCAATATGCCaaagttaaagtagaaattttgaaaataactcatCATATTGAAGACGGAACGGTGAGAGTTCGTTGGCGTGTGAAAGGTGTTTCTCGACATAGATTAATACTAAACTTATGGAAATTGCAAACTACGTCTTGGCAAGAATTTCTCAATGATGAAGCTGA ctggTTAGATGGGTTTTCCGTCTTTAATGTTGGACCCGATGGTTTAATTTATAAGCATATGTGTGAtaag ATGACTCCAGATGATGATAcagtgaaagtaaaaaaagtcGATCTAAAATCCAAGTTATTAGGATTATTAGAGTTAACTCCAAGACCTCCAGCTGCTGGAAGTTTACATACTCTAATCCCTTGTTACAGGCACCAGGAATTCAACAGTTGCAAAAAGTTAACATGA
- the LOC129989474 gene encoding RNA exonuclease 5-like — protein sequence MDAARNDFATWSNKKTQRFESKKRKVEALLNLFENEEKMHPPAKKKSKDSLTEEYKYLKEQLKRYVKKPEIEPFFSLSYGGKKAQLNFKDCKLGNVSENIEPLFIEDIYQLLLKSVIGHMSPYPLVWANLEQPQNVAKTVLLVVEGFTKYNIISNISKLKNMTVFPHVVEIVSSNIPFATELSTLHLVTDFHIRAKGSYSTMFPKEQQVKVEPSQSCKSPSKLHLLLSPIQMVMENYPFPTNVFEYSKSDGYVFTKKSYAPVSENSPMFAIDCEMCRTAENPTELTRIAVVNEKLETIYHTLVKPETKIIDYMTRFSGITKEMLADVTVKHGDVQQMLQKLLPSDAILVGQSLNCDLHALKMIHPYVIDTSIIFNSSGIRGKKSSLKSLTQTFLKEIIQDNKNGHDPVEDAIAAMKLVQLKLENSIGFGDACLLDTSKIKENDIESNSFQSSSNIRNVANGCSISKTVPVSVKKDNGFFAKVAEFSKKTCLIGSEASLNHYDSSMLNKNVQKFLKPNTEKIVKTTLKEIKNNDLIISHVCFDLESEQDFLVKLNNILGDVHEACVDRTMFMVLISGVDDKNFTDIKSNLFMITLKRIN from the coding sequence ATGGATGCTGCTCGAAATGATTTTGCGACGTGGAGTAATAAAAAGACACAACGTTTTGAATCGAAAAAGAGAAAAGTTGAAGCTCTTTTAAATTTGTTCGAAAATGAAGAAAAGATGCATCCACCtgcaaaaaagaaaagtaaagattCATTAACTGaggaatacaaatatttaaaagagcaGTTAAAGCGGTATGTTAAAAAACCCGAAATAGAACCTTTCTTTTCCCTCTCATACGGTGGTAAAAAAGCTCAGTTGAATTTCAAAGATTGTAAATTAGGCaacgtttctgaaaatattgagcCCTTATTTATCGAGGACATTTATCAGCTGTTGCTGAAATCAGTAATTGGTCATATGTCGCCTTACCCACTCGTTTGGGCAAATTTGGAACAGCCCCAGAATGTAGCGAAAACTGTGCTGTTAGTTGTTGAAGGTTtcactaaatataatattataagtaacatttcaaaattaaagaatatgacAGTATTCCCGCATGTAGTTGAAATTGTGTCTTCAAATATTCCCTTTGCCACAGAGTTGAGTACATTACATTTAGTGACAGATTTTCACATTCGGGCTAAAGGCTCTTATTCTACAATGTTTCCCAAAGAACAACAAGTAAAGGTAGAGCCATCTCAAAGTTGTAAATCTCCTTCTAAACTGCATTTGCTCCTTAGTCCTATTCAAATGGTGATGGAAAATTATCCTTTTCCAACAAATGTGTTTGAATATTCTAAGAGTGATGGTTATGTGTTTACAAAAAAATCTTATGCTCCAGTGAGTGAAAACTCTCCTATGTTTGCTATTGATTGTGAAATGTGTCGTACAGCTGAAAATCCGACTGAGCTTACTAGAATTGCTGTTGTTAATGAAAAATTGGAAACGATTTATCATACCCTTGTGAAGccagaaacaaaaattattgattatatgaCAAGATTTAGTGGTATAACAAAAGAAATGTTAGCTGATGTAACTGTAAAACATGGTGATGTTCAACAAATGCTGCAAAAATTACTACCTTCAGATGCCATATTAGTTGGTCAGTCCTTAAACTGTGATTTGCatgctttaaaaatgattcatcCATATGTCATTGATACAAGTATTATATTCAACTCCAGTGGAATTAGGGGTAAGAAGTCATCCTTAAAAAGTCTCACacagacatttttaaaagaaattattcaagatAATAAGAATGGTCATGATCCCGTAGAAGATGCTATTGCAGCGATGAAACTTGTTCAGCTAAAATTAGAGAATAGTATTGGATTTGGAGATGCCTGTTTGTTagatacttctaaaataaaagaaaatgatattgaaagtAATTCCTTTCAATCTTCTTCTAATATAAGAAATGTTGCCAATGGATGTTCTATATCGAAAACCGTGCCAGTTTCTGTAAAAAAAGATAATGGATTTTTTGCAAAGGTTGCAgagttttctaaaaaaacttgTTTGATTGGCAGTGAAGCATCTCTTAACCATTATGACAGTAGCATGCtgaataaaaatgttcagaagtttttaaaaccaaatactGAGAAAATAGTGAAAACAActttgaaggaaattaaaaacaatgaccTTATAATAAGTCATGTTTGTTTTGATCTTGAATCAGAGCAAGATTTCCTAGTTAAATTGAACAATATTCTTGGTGATGTTCATGAAGCTTGTGTTGACAGAACTATGTTTATGGTTCTTATTTCTGGTGTTGATGACAAAAACTTTACAGATATTAAAAGTAATCTCTTTATGATAACTCTAAAGagaataaattaa